In the Pseudorasbora parva isolate DD20220531a chromosome 23, ASM2467924v1, whole genome shotgun sequence genome, one interval contains:
- the rph3aa gene encoding rabphilin-3A isoform X3 — protein sequence MLKRSGAWFFKGLPQQVLPAPLPISNERALSTNSAPTPTNPSTGQESSIPPRAKNGESMQVTGREQQISAETMPPKREEHSVTSQRALEEDRGRQSLSRNTFQSNVAMESQTNPPVVTREVPALSSKPPVATFPTTSIQKDPASRPEARAPPATQSNARLPAANSVPASRQPPPPTAEDEEDANSYDSDDATTLGMLEFSLLYEEEKNELHCNIIKAKGLKPMDSNGLADPYVKLHLLPGASKSNKLRTKTLRTTLNPVWNETLIYHGITNEDMQKKTLRLSVSDEDKFGHNEFIGETRVVLKKLKLNQKKTFNVCLERVIPVRRSAGAGASRGMALYEEELKDDEEAEERGRILVSLTYNSQQSRLIVGVVRCAHLAAMDSNGYSDPFVKIFLKPDMGKKAKFKTQIKKKTLNPEFNEEFSYEIKHGELAKKTLDITVWDYDMGTSNDFIGGCQLGITAKGECLKHWYECLKNKDKKIERWHVLLNQNNVEADD from the exons ATGCTGAAGCGGTCTGGGGCCTGGTTTTTCAAAGGTTTACCACAGCAGGTTTTACCCGCTCCTTTACCGATCTCTAATGAGAGAGCGCTCAGTACAAACAGCGCACCAACTCCTACCAATCCGTCAACCGGTCAAGAGTCTTCAATACCTCCACGGGCCAAAAATGGAG AGAGCATGCAGGTCACCGGCAGAGAGCAGCAGATATCTG CAGAAACGATGCCCCCTAAACGCGAGGAGCATTCTGTCACATCCCAAAGAGCCCTAGAAGAAGACAGAGGTAGACAGTCTTTGAGCAGGAACACCTTTCAGTCAAACGTAGCCATGGAAAGCCAAACGAACCCACCTGTGGTGACCAGAGAAGTGCCGGCTCTGAGCTCCAAACCTCCGGTGGCGACCTTTCCCACGACTTCCATACAAAAAG ATCCTGCGAGTCGACCGGAGGCCAGGGCACCACCTGCTACGCAGAGCAACGCACGTTTGCCAGCTGCCAACAGCGTTCCTGCTTCACGCCAGCCACCACCCCCCACTGCAGAGGATGAAGAGGATGCCAACAGCTATGACTCTGACGATGCTA CCACTTTGGGCATGCTGGAGTTCAGTCTGCTCTACGAGGAGGAGAAAAACGAACTGCACTGCAATATAATCAAAGCAAAG GGTCTGAAGCCAATGGACTCCAATGGTCTGGCGGATCCGTATGTGAAATTGCACTTGCTGCCAGGAGCCAGTAAG TCTAACAAGCTGAGAACAAAGACGCTTCGTACCACTTTGAACCCTGTGTGGAACGAGACCCTTATTTATCATGGCATCACTAATGAAGACATGCAGAAAAAGACTCTCAG GCTTTCTGTCAGTGATGAGGACAAGTTCGGCCATAATGAGTTTATCGGCGAGACACGGGTGGTCTTGAAAAAACTGAAGCTGAACCAGAAGAAGACCTTCAATGTGTGTCTGGAGAGAGTGATTCCG GTGAGACGTTCTGCTGGCGCAGGTGCTTCTCGAGGCATGGCGCTCTACGAGGAGGAG TTGAAGGACGATGAAGAGGCAGAGGAGAGGGGACGTATCCTGGTTTCTCTCACCTACAACAGCCAACAGAGTCGTCTGATTGTGGGCGTAGTTCGATGTGCTCATCTGGCAGCAATGGACTCGAACGGCTATTCTGACCCTTTTGTAAAGAT TTTCTTGAAGCCCGACATGGGAAAGAAAGCGAAGTTTAAAACTCAGATCAAGAAGAAGACCCTTAACCCTGAGTTTAATGAG gAGTTTAGCTATGAAATCAAGCACGGTGAGCTGGCGAAGAAGACTTTGGATATCACCGTCTGGGATTATGACATGGGAACATCTAATGATTTCATTG